CAGATGCGACCAAGGAAGTTTACCACAGAGAAGATAATAATTAAGTTAAGAGAGGCAGAAGTACTTATAAGTCAGGGTATGGATGCAGATGAGGCATCGAGGCAGATCGGAGTTAGTAGACAGACATTCTATCGTTGGCGTAAAGAGTTTGGAGGAATGCGTGTAGATCAGGCCAGGAGATTGAAGATACTCCAGAAGGAGAACCTTAGGTTAACGATATTCTAT
This portion of the Candidatus Neomarinimicrobiota bacterium genome encodes:
- a CDS encoding transposase; its protein translation is MRPRKFTTEKIIIKLREAEVLISQGMDADEASRQIGVSRQTFYRWRKEFGGMRVDQARRLKILQKENLRLTIFY